A genomic segment from Equus asinus isolate D_3611 breed Donkey chromosome 23, EquAss-T2T_v2, whole genome shotgun sequence encodes:
- the TOPORS gene encoding E3 ubiquitin-protein ligase Topors isoform X1, with amino-acid sequence MGSQQPPGSPLSREEGEAPPPAPAAEGRRRSRRVRLRGSCRHRPSFLGRRELATGAPAGPAPASSEIMASATKEFKMDNFSPKAGTSKLQQTVPADASPDSKCPICLDRFDNVSYLDRCLHKFCFRCVQEWSKNKAECPLCKQPFDSIFHSVRAEDDFKEYVLRPSYNGSFATPDVPRFRYRTTMTRERGASVYSPSGTMSRRTTTPPDSGVLFEGLGISTRPRDGEIPQFVRQFAIRRPATADERSLRKIQEQDIINFRRTLYRAGARVRNIEDGGRYRDISAEFFRRNPACLHRLVPWLKRELTVLFGAHGSLVNIVQHIIMSNVTRYDLESQAFVSDLRPFLLNRTEHFIHEFISFARSPFNMAAFDQHANYDCPAPSYEEGSHSDSSVITISPDEAETHELDINVATVSHAPWDDETPGPSYSSSEQVHAAISSLLNTSDSSDEELVTGRAASQIQGVQTNEDLNNDSDSSSDNCVIVGFVKPLAERTPELVELSSDSEELGSYEKMETVKTQEQEQSYSSGDSDVSRCSSSRSVLAKEEQINKGHCDSGTRVKSKKEEKRSTSLSSPRDLSSSIRGDRVYSPYNHRHRRRGRSRSSDSRSQSRSGHDQKNRRKHHGKKRMKSRRSRSRESSRPRGRRDKKRSRTRDSSWSRKSQTLSLSSESTSRSRSRSSDHGKRRSRSRNRDRYYLRNNYGSRYKWEYTYYSRNKDRDGYESSYRRRTLSRAHYSRQSSSPEFRMQSFSERTNARKKNNHSERKYYYYERHRSRSLSSGRSKTASTGPDRGRNEKPGGKRKYKTRHLEGTKEVAQPSREFTSKVKEGHYQKSSSKLDGNYKNESDSFSDSRSSDRETKHKRRKRRTRSLSVEIVYEGKATDTTRHHKKKKKKHKKKHKKHHGDNASRSPVVITIDSDSDKDFEVKEDIVRNSSGPQDSLRNEFLPPSLEPFETKDVVTIEDEFGVLDKECDISTLNNNLNNANKIVDNIPSQAASVEQTLDVREESTFASDLQNQPSNVSIQTEPSRQLPSPRTSLMSVSLGRDHNMS; translated from the exons ATG GGGTCGCAGCAGCCGCCGGGGTCTCCGCTGTCTCGCGAGGAGGGCGAagcgcccccgcccgcgcccgctGCCGAGGGCCGGCGGAGAAGTCGCCGGGTACGCCTCCGCGGGTCCTGCCGCCACCGACCGAGCTTTCTGGGCCGCCGGGAGCTTGCCACGGGCGCCCCAGCCGGGCCTGCGCCCGCATCCTCCGAG aTAATGGCATCAGCCACTAAGGAGTTTAAAATGGACAACTTTTCGCCTAAAGCTGGCACTAGCAAATTGCAACAGACAGTCCCAGCTGATGCATCTCCTGATTCTAAGTGTCCTATATGCTTGGATAGATTTGATAATGTGTCGTACTTAGATCGCTGTTTACATAAGTTCTGTTTTCGCTGTGTACAGGAGTGgtcaaagaacaaagctgaatgTCCACTATGTAAACAGCCCTTTGATTCTATTTTCCATTCTGTGAGGGCAGAAGATGACTTCAAGGAGTATGTCCTAAGGCCTTCATATAATGGTTCTTTTGCCACCCCCGATGTTCCACGATTCCGCTATCGTACAACTATGACACGGGAACGAGGTGCTTCTGTGTACTCACCTAGTGGTACCATGAGTAGAAGAACAACAACCCCCCCCGACAGTGGAGTACTGTTTGAAGGGTTGGGCATTTCCACAAGACCTAGAGATGGTGAAATTCCTCAATTTGTGAGACAGTTTGCAATAAGGAGGCCAGCTACTGCAGATGAAAGATCTTTGCGGAAAATTCAAGAACAGGATATTATTAACTTTAGGCGGACTCTCTACCGTGCTGGTGCTCGCGTTAGAAATATTGAAGATGGCGGTCGCTACAGGGATATTTCGGCGGAATTTTTCCGTAGGAATCCGGCCTGCCTTCACAGATTAGTTCCTTGGTTGAAACGCGAACTTACGGTTCTTTTTGGAGCTCATGGATCTTTAGTGAACATTGTCCAGCACATCATCATGAGTAATGTTACTCGCTATGACTTGGAGAGTCAGGCATTTGTGTCTGATTTAAGGCCATTTTTACTTAATCGGACTGAGCATTTTATACATGAATTTATCAGTTTTGCTCGATCTCCTTTTAACATGGCAGCCTTTGACCAGCATGCGAATTATGATTGCCCTGCTCCTTCATATGAAGAAGGTAGCCATTCTGATTCTTCAGTCATAACAATATCTCCTGATGAAGCTGAGACCCACGAGCTGGATATCAATGTAGCCACTGTCAGTCATGCACCCTGGGATGATGAAACTCCAGGGCCATCTTACTCAAGCTCAGAGCAGGTGCACGCTGCCATCTCTTCCCTTTTAAATACTTCTGACAGTTCCGATGAAGAACTTGTAACAGGAAGAGCCGCATCTCAGATACAAGGAGTACAAACCAATGAGGACCTAAATAATGATAGCGATTCCTCTTCAGATAATTGTGTCATTGTTGGGTTTGTTAAACCACTAGCTGAGAGGACCCCAGAACTTGTTGAACTGTCCTCTGATTCTGAGGAGTTAGGCTCTtatgagaaaatggagacagtGAAGACACAAGAACAGGAGCAGTCTTACAGTTCTGGTGATAGTGATGTCAGTAGATGTTCATCTTCACGCTCTGTCCTTGCGAAGGAGGAGCAAATAAATAAAGGTCATTGTGATTCTGGTACAAGAGTCAAatcaaagaaggaagagaaacggTCTACATCATTGTCCTCTCCCAGAGACCTGAGCTCATCTATCAGAGGAGACAGAGTGTATTCCCCGTATAACCATAGAcacagaaggagaggaagatcGAGAAGTTCAGATTCACGttcccagagcagaagtgggCATGATCAGAAGAATCGTAGGAAGCATCatgggaagaaaagaatgaaaagcagaCGATCCAGAAGCAGGGAGAGTAGCAGACCCAGAGGtagaagagacaaaaagagatCAAGAACTAGAGATAGCAGTTGGTCGAGAAAAAGCCAAACTCTGTCTTTAAGTAGTGAAAGCACAAGCAGATCAAGATCTCGCAGCAGTGATCATGGTAAAAGAAGATCACGGAGCAGAAATAGAGATcgttattatttaagaaataattatgGGAGCAGATACAAGTGGGAGTATACTTACTACAGTAGGAACAAGGACAGGGATGGCTACGAATCATCTTACAGGAGGAGGACTCTGTCCAGAGCTCATTATTCCAGACAATCTTCAAGTCCAGAATTTAGAATGCAGTCCTTTTCAGAAAGAACAAAtgctaggaagaaaaataatcacagtGAAAGGAAATATTACTACTACGAAAGGCACAGGTCAAGGAGCCTGTCTAGTGGTAGATCAAAGACTGCATCTACAGGGCCTGACCGGGGCAGAAATGAAAAGCCTGGAGGGAAACGAAAATACAAAACACGACATCTGGAGGGTACTAAGGAAGTGGCTCAACCATCTCGTGAATTTACTTCTAAAGTAAAGGAAGGCCATTACCAAAAATCTTCATCAAAATTGGATGGAAACTACAAAAATGAGAGTGACAGCTTTTCAGATAGCCGATCATCAGATAGAGAGACAAAAcacaagaggaggaaaaggaggaccCGAAGCCTAAGTGTGGAGATAGTTTATGAAGGGAAAGCTACCGATACAACGAgacatcataaaaagaaaaagaagaaacataagaAGAAGCATAAGAAACACCATGGAGATAATGCATCACGGTCCCCGGTTGTAATTACCATTGACAGTGATAGTGATAAGGATTTCGAAGTGAAGGAGGATATAGTACGTAACAGTAGTGGTCCTCAAGACTCTCTACGAAATGAGTTTTTGCCTCCTTCCTTGGAACCATTTGAAACTAAAGATGTAGTTACAATAGAAGATGAATTTGGTGTCCTGGACAAGGAGTGTGATATTAGCACACTTAATAACAACTTGAACAATGCCAACAAAATTGTAGATAATATTCCATCCCAGGCAGCTTCAGTTGAACAGACTCTTGATGTGAGAGAGGAGAGCACCTTTGCCTCTGATTTGCAGAACCAGCCCAGTAATGTCTCTATTCAGACTGAGCCATCAAGGCAATTGCCATCACCACGGACATCATTAATGTCAGTGTCTCTTGGTAGAGACCACAACATGTCTTAA
- the SMIM27 gene encoding small integral membrane protein 27, which yields MRPLSRRTLDWIYSALLLAIVLLSWGYVIYASTVAARRQLRKEYPDKTFG from the exons ATGAGGCCGCTGAGTCGCCGCACGCTGGACTGGATTTACTCGGCG CTGCTCCTCGCGATTGTGTTGCTGTCCTGGGGGTACGTCATCTATGCATCGACAGTGGCTGCGCGACGACAGCTAAGGAAGGAATACCCAGACAAAACGTTCGGATGA
- the NDUFB6 gene encoding NADH dehydrogenase [ubiquinone] 1 beta subcomplex subunit 6 produces the protein MSGYTPDEKLRLQQLRELRRRWLKDQELSPREPLLPPRRMWPMEEFWNKFLQDKAPWKNMLYKTYRHGIFAFTHVLIPAWIIHYYVKYHVTRKPYAIVERKPRIFPGDTILETGEVIPPMRDFPDQHH, from the exons ATGTCGGGGTACACGCCAGACGAGAAGCTGCGGCTGCAGCAGCTGCGAGAGCTGAGAAGGCGATGGCTGAAGGACCAGGAGCTGAGCCCCCGGGAGCCGCTGCTTCCCCCGCGGAGGATGTGGCCTATGGAGGAATTCTGGAATAAGTTTTTGCAGGACAAGGCCCCCTGGAAGAACATG ctctaTAAGACATATCGACATGGTATCTTTGCTTTTACTCATGTACTTATACCTGCTTGGATTATTCATTATTATGTCAAATATCATGTGACT AGAAAACCATATGCCATTGTTGAAAGGAAGCCCAGAATATTCCCA GGTGATACGATTCTGGAGACTGGAGAAGTAATTCCACCAATGAGAGACTTTCCTGATCAACATCATTGA
- the TOPORS gene encoding E3 ubiquitin-protein ligase Topors isoform X2, with product MASATKEFKMDNFSPKAGTSKLQQTVPADASPDSKCPICLDRFDNVSYLDRCLHKFCFRCVQEWSKNKAECPLCKQPFDSIFHSVRAEDDFKEYVLRPSYNGSFATPDVPRFRYRTTMTRERGASVYSPSGTMSRRTTTPPDSGVLFEGLGISTRPRDGEIPQFVRQFAIRRPATADERSLRKIQEQDIINFRRTLYRAGARVRNIEDGGRYRDISAEFFRRNPACLHRLVPWLKRELTVLFGAHGSLVNIVQHIIMSNVTRYDLESQAFVSDLRPFLLNRTEHFIHEFISFARSPFNMAAFDQHANYDCPAPSYEEGSHSDSSVITISPDEAETHELDINVATVSHAPWDDETPGPSYSSSEQVHAAISSLLNTSDSSDEELVTGRAASQIQGVQTNEDLNNDSDSSSDNCVIVGFVKPLAERTPELVELSSDSEELGSYEKMETVKTQEQEQSYSSGDSDVSRCSSSRSVLAKEEQINKGHCDSGTRVKSKKEEKRSTSLSSPRDLSSSIRGDRVYSPYNHRHRRRGRSRSSDSRSQSRSGHDQKNRRKHHGKKRMKSRRSRSRESSRPRGRRDKKRSRTRDSSWSRKSQTLSLSSESTSRSRSRSSDHGKRRSRSRNRDRYYLRNNYGSRYKWEYTYYSRNKDRDGYESSYRRRTLSRAHYSRQSSSPEFRMQSFSERTNARKKNNHSERKYYYYERHRSRSLSSGRSKTASTGPDRGRNEKPGGKRKYKTRHLEGTKEVAQPSREFTSKVKEGHYQKSSSKLDGNYKNESDSFSDSRSSDRETKHKRRKRRTRSLSVEIVYEGKATDTTRHHKKKKKKHKKKHKKHHGDNASRSPVVITIDSDSDKDFEVKEDIVRNSSGPQDSLRNEFLPPSLEPFETKDVVTIEDEFGVLDKECDISTLNNNLNNANKIVDNIPSQAASVEQTLDVREESTFASDLQNQPSNVSIQTEPSRQLPSPRTSLMSVSLGRDHNMS from the coding sequence ATGGCATCAGCCACTAAGGAGTTTAAAATGGACAACTTTTCGCCTAAAGCTGGCACTAGCAAATTGCAACAGACAGTCCCAGCTGATGCATCTCCTGATTCTAAGTGTCCTATATGCTTGGATAGATTTGATAATGTGTCGTACTTAGATCGCTGTTTACATAAGTTCTGTTTTCGCTGTGTACAGGAGTGgtcaaagaacaaagctgaatgTCCACTATGTAAACAGCCCTTTGATTCTATTTTCCATTCTGTGAGGGCAGAAGATGACTTCAAGGAGTATGTCCTAAGGCCTTCATATAATGGTTCTTTTGCCACCCCCGATGTTCCACGATTCCGCTATCGTACAACTATGACACGGGAACGAGGTGCTTCTGTGTACTCACCTAGTGGTACCATGAGTAGAAGAACAACAACCCCCCCCGACAGTGGAGTACTGTTTGAAGGGTTGGGCATTTCCACAAGACCTAGAGATGGTGAAATTCCTCAATTTGTGAGACAGTTTGCAATAAGGAGGCCAGCTACTGCAGATGAAAGATCTTTGCGGAAAATTCAAGAACAGGATATTATTAACTTTAGGCGGACTCTCTACCGTGCTGGTGCTCGCGTTAGAAATATTGAAGATGGCGGTCGCTACAGGGATATTTCGGCGGAATTTTTCCGTAGGAATCCGGCCTGCCTTCACAGATTAGTTCCTTGGTTGAAACGCGAACTTACGGTTCTTTTTGGAGCTCATGGATCTTTAGTGAACATTGTCCAGCACATCATCATGAGTAATGTTACTCGCTATGACTTGGAGAGTCAGGCATTTGTGTCTGATTTAAGGCCATTTTTACTTAATCGGACTGAGCATTTTATACATGAATTTATCAGTTTTGCTCGATCTCCTTTTAACATGGCAGCCTTTGACCAGCATGCGAATTATGATTGCCCTGCTCCTTCATATGAAGAAGGTAGCCATTCTGATTCTTCAGTCATAACAATATCTCCTGATGAAGCTGAGACCCACGAGCTGGATATCAATGTAGCCACTGTCAGTCATGCACCCTGGGATGATGAAACTCCAGGGCCATCTTACTCAAGCTCAGAGCAGGTGCACGCTGCCATCTCTTCCCTTTTAAATACTTCTGACAGTTCCGATGAAGAACTTGTAACAGGAAGAGCCGCATCTCAGATACAAGGAGTACAAACCAATGAGGACCTAAATAATGATAGCGATTCCTCTTCAGATAATTGTGTCATTGTTGGGTTTGTTAAACCACTAGCTGAGAGGACCCCAGAACTTGTTGAACTGTCCTCTGATTCTGAGGAGTTAGGCTCTtatgagaaaatggagacagtGAAGACACAAGAACAGGAGCAGTCTTACAGTTCTGGTGATAGTGATGTCAGTAGATGTTCATCTTCACGCTCTGTCCTTGCGAAGGAGGAGCAAATAAATAAAGGTCATTGTGATTCTGGTACAAGAGTCAAatcaaagaaggaagagaaacggTCTACATCATTGTCCTCTCCCAGAGACCTGAGCTCATCTATCAGAGGAGACAGAGTGTATTCCCCGTATAACCATAGAcacagaaggagaggaagatcGAGAAGTTCAGATTCACGttcccagagcagaagtgggCATGATCAGAAGAATCGTAGGAAGCATCatgggaagaaaagaatgaaaagcagaCGATCCAGAAGCAGGGAGAGTAGCAGACCCAGAGGtagaagagacaaaaagagatCAAGAACTAGAGATAGCAGTTGGTCGAGAAAAAGCCAAACTCTGTCTTTAAGTAGTGAAAGCACAAGCAGATCAAGATCTCGCAGCAGTGATCATGGTAAAAGAAGATCACGGAGCAGAAATAGAGATcgttattatttaagaaataattatgGGAGCAGATACAAGTGGGAGTATACTTACTACAGTAGGAACAAGGACAGGGATGGCTACGAATCATCTTACAGGAGGAGGACTCTGTCCAGAGCTCATTATTCCAGACAATCTTCAAGTCCAGAATTTAGAATGCAGTCCTTTTCAGAAAGAACAAAtgctaggaagaaaaataatcacagtGAAAGGAAATATTACTACTACGAAAGGCACAGGTCAAGGAGCCTGTCTAGTGGTAGATCAAAGACTGCATCTACAGGGCCTGACCGGGGCAGAAATGAAAAGCCTGGAGGGAAACGAAAATACAAAACACGACATCTGGAGGGTACTAAGGAAGTGGCTCAACCATCTCGTGAATTTACTTCTAAAGTAAAGGAAGGCCATTACCAAAAATCTTCATCAAAATTGGATGGAAACTACAAAAATGAGAGTGACAGCTTTTCAGATAGCCGATCATCAGATAGAGAGACAAAAcacaagaggaggaaaaggaggaccCGAAGCCTAAGTGTGGAGATAGTTTATGAAGGGAAAGCTACCGATACAACGAgacatcataaaaagaaaaagaagaaacataagaAGAAGCATAAGAAACACCATGGAGATAATGCATCACGGTCCCCGGTTGTAATTACCATTGACAGTGATAGTGATAAGGATTTCGAAGTGAAGGAGGATATAGTACGTAACAGTAGTGGTCCTCAAGACTCTCTACGAAATGAGTTTTTGCCTCCTTCCTTGGAACCATTTGAAACTAAAGATGTAGTTACAATAGAAGATGAATTTGGTGTCCTGGACAAGGAGTGTGATATTAGCACACTTAATAACAACTTGAACAATGCCAACAAAATTGTAGATAATATTCCATCCCAGGCAGCTTCAGTTGAACAGACTCTTGATGTGAGAGAGGAGAGCACCTTTGCCTCTGATTTGCAGAACCAGCCCAGTAATGTCTCTATTCAGACTGAGCCATCAAGGCAATTGCCATCACCACGGACATCATTAATGTCAGTGTCTCTTGGTAGAGACCACAACATGTCTTAA